A segment of the Nostoc sp. TCL26-01 genome:
TTAAGACTTGCCACGCCACTACAGCTAATCCCGCATTTCTCACAAGCGGTAGGGGCGGGTTTACAGAAATGATTAATGATTAACAATGATCTTAATGAACCCGCCCCTACAGTCTTTGGACAAAGAGAAAACCTCAGTTTAATAAGTCTGGTGAGAAATCCGGGTAATTAACTTTTCCACTCCAGTTGAAAAATTACACCAAGTTTAAGAAATCCCATGCCTCGCAAATGAAGTGATACCTTAGACAATTAGTTGCCCAGAAGGGCGCAAGTTATGAAAAGCTTTTCGGCTTCCCTTGGTAAAAGTCAAAAAAATAAATTAGCTCGTTTTGCAACAACATTAATAGCTACATTGGCTCTGACTAGTGGTATTCAGGCAGCAAATGCCACGAATGTAAAGACATCTATTCCTCAAGAAAATACTTCCGCGTCAGTTCAGCTAAAGCAAACCAAGCCTGATATTGCTCAAGTACAAATTACGAGAACACAATATCAAGCTGCTGCGGTTGACCCTTTTGTATTAATTCCTGTTGTGCTGGTGGGTGGACTTGTGATCTTCGTCCCCCTGTTTTTTGGTGGCTTGGTAGTCATTGGTGAGAGAGAAGTTGGCATCGTTGTCAAGAAGTTTGCGGTTTCAGGAAAAGGACTGCCAGCTGGACAGTTGATTGCCCTCAACAATGAAGCTGGTTTGCAGGCTGATACTCTCGCCCCTGGTTGGCATTGGGGTTATTGGCCTTGGCAGTATTCGGTACGTAAAGAAAGTGTCATTGTTGTGCCTCAAAGTGAAATTGCCTTGATTGTGGCGGCTGATGGCGCATCGATTCCACCAGAGAGGATTTTAGGCAAAATCCTTGATTGTGATAACTTCCAAGATGCCCGGAAATTTCTCACTCAAAGTGGTGAAAAAGGTCGGCAAATGGGTTTTCTGACGGCAGGTACGTACCGGATTAATACGGCACTGTTTAAGGTAATTACAACTGCTAATGCCAATGCTCATGGGATGAGTCCCGAACAGTTGCGGGTGTACACAGTTGCCTCTGATAAGGTGGGTGTTGTCACTACTTTGGATGGGATGCCCATTACGGTGGGTGAAATCGCTGGGCCAGTGATTACGGGACACGATAACTTCCAAAACAGCCAAAAGTTTCTTGATGGCGGAGGACGCAGGGGTTTACAAGAGCAGATTTTACTTTCTGGTTCGTGGAATCTCAATCCCTGGTTTGTGAATGTTGAGCAAGTACCAATGACGGAAATTCCCATTGGTTATGTAGGTGTAGTGATTTCCTTTGTAGGTAAGGCTCAAGAAGATGTGAGTGGTGCAGCTTTTACTCACGGTAACTTGGTAAATCCTGGCCATAAGGGTGTGTGGGTCGAAGCTTTGTATCCTGGTAAGCATCCACTAAACACTAGAATCATGAAAGTGGAACTAGTTCCCACAACTAATATAGTGTTGAACTGGTCGGGGCGTACCGAACGACATAAGTACGACGCGAATTTAGAAGCTTTGACAGTACGTTCTACAGATGGTTTTGCCTTCGATTTAGAAGTGTCGCAAATTATCCATGTCGGCGCTTTGGATGCACCCAAGGTAATTTCCCGTGTCGGTTCCATGCAAAACTTGGTTGATAATGTCCTGGAACCCAGTATTGGTAATTATTTCCGCAACTCGGCTCAAGATTACACAGTCTTAGACTTCTTGAATGCTCGCAGTGAACGTCAAGTAGAAGCATCTGAATATATTAAAGCTGCCTTACGGGCTTATGATGTGCAGGCAATTGATACTTTGATTGGGGATATTCAACCGCCAGCATCGTTGATGCAGACACAAACAGATAGAAAAATTGCCGAAGAACAACGCAAGACTTATGAAGTGCAGCAAATGGCGCAGACTCAGCGTCAACAACTGGTGCGGGAAACAGCCCTGGCGGATATCCAACAAGAGATGGTGAAATCAGAACAGAGTGTGCAAATTGCCGAACTCAAAGCCCAAGCCCAAATTAAACACGCCAATGGGGAAGCAGAATCGACAAAATTGCGCTCAATTGCCGAGGCAGAAGGAATTCGGGCTACAGGTAATGCTAAAGCGGAAACCTACCGCACTGGTGTAGAAGCTTTGGGTACACAAGGTTATACCGCTATGCAACTGATGCAGATTATAGGCGATCGCCATGTCCGTTTAATCCCCGATGTCTTAGTTGGTGGCAGCAATGGCAGTACCAATGGTTTGGTTGATGGGTTACTATCCATGATTTTGTGGAATCAAACCAATAAGCCGGGTGAGACAACAGAATCAGCAGAAAAAAACGGTAATCCTCCCTTAGTTCTGGAATTACCCAAGGATAAGCAATAGTACAGATTTCGTAAGTTGTAGGGTGGTAAAGCTATGCCACCCTAATTTTAGACTTGAGACACTTTTGCTAATTCTTAGCACTGCGAAACAGATGATCATGCTCAGGATGATATAAACGCGATCGCCCCCTGATCTCTGATAATGCTGGACTAATCACGTATAATGTGGTACGCATCAGGTTTTCTTCCTGAGTACAATCAGCCATCTGGTTGAGAGGGACTACACGAATTTTTTCATCGGGCCATCCGATGCGAAAGCAAATAGCCACGGGGGTATCGGCTGGATACTGTTCTAATAATTTGGCTTGGGCATTTTCGATATGACGCGCACTTAAATACAGACACAAACTCGCTTGATGGGCTGCTAAAGTGGCTAATTCTTCCCTAGCTGGGACTTGTGTACGTCCACTGATGCGCGTCAGGATAATAGTCTGGACTAAACCAGGAACAGTTAATTCAACTTTTAGTTTAGCGGCTGCGGCTTGGAAAGCACTAATACCGGGGATCACCTCAAAAGGAATATTTGCATCAGCGAGGAGGTGCATTTGCTCATGGATAGCGCTGTAAAGACAAGGATCACCCGATTGGAGACGTACCAGAGATTTTTTTTGCGATCGCACTCTGTCAATCATTAACGGTAAAATCTCCTCTAAAGTCTTGTCAGCCGTCCGAATAATTTCCGCATCTTCCCGACAAAATTGTAAAAGCTGTTCTGGGATTAAAGAATCCGCAAATAAAATTACATCAGCCACCTCTAGCAACTTTTGTGCTTTAACCGTCAGTAAATCCGGATCTCCAGGCCCTGCTCCCACAATATAGACTGCGGCTTCTAGGGAATTTAAACTATTTTTCATACAAAATTTTCTAAAAACACTAAGTATTTACAGGTAGATATTTTCGCCTCAAAAAAATTTTTGGAAATTTGCTCAGTATCTTTCCGGATTAACTCCCTAGCCCTAGTAGAGAGTAATGGTAGATGCACCCTGGTTAAGCCCTAGAGATTTCTCTGGGGCATTTTTTATTTTTAGTCATTGGTCAATGGTCAATGGTCATTAGTCAATGGTCATTAGTCATTAGTCAATAGTCAAAATTATTTTCCCCTTTTCCCCCTGTCCTTCACTCCCTCACTCCCTCGCTCCCTCACTTAGCACTCAGCACTCAGCACTCAGCACTCTCTATCACTCCCCATTCTCTTTCAATGGAGAAACCACATCAGGTAGAAAGCGTTTATTAATGTAGAGCCAAGCTAATCCGGCTAATCCTATAACAATACCGCTTAGGCTGACAATTTGGGCTATGCGTAAAGGCCCTAGCATCAAGCTATCTGTGCGGAGTCCTTCAATCCACAAACGACCGAAACTGTAGGTTACTAAGTAAACCATAAACAAAGTGCCTAAGCGTAGACGTGGTCTGCCAGATAAGCCTCGGAAAAATAATGTTAACAGTAGAGCAAATACCATTAAATCCCACACAGATTCGTAGAGAAATGTGGGGTGAAAATACTCAAAATTTGCTAAATCTGGGGGACGACGTTCTAGGGGGATGTAGAGCTTCCAGGGTAAATTAGTAGGAGCGCCAAAAGCTTCTGAGTTAAAGAAATTGCCCCATCGCCCGATCGCCTGTCCTAAAATCAAGGAAGGAGCTACTAAATCTGCTAGTTGCCAAAAAGACACTCGCTTCAGCTTGGCAAAAATTAACGCCGCCAATGTTCCACCAATAATTGCCCCGTGAATCGCAATACCACCTTGCCAAATCGCAATGATCCTTTCGGGATTTTCTGCATACTCTGCCCACTGAAACAAAACGTAATAAAGTCTAGCGGCGGGAATCGCTCCAATTACCAGCCAAATTGACAAATCACTGAGTAAATCTGGATTAACCTGTCGGCGTTTTGCTAAATACTGGGAAAGGCTCACACCGATTAACACGGCTGAGGCAATCAACAAGCCATACCAGCGAATAGTGATGGGGCCGATTTTCACTAGAATAGGGCCTGGAGAAGTAAATAGAAACGCCAGAGGCAAATTGAAAGATTCCAGTGCCATGTAAAATTACCTAAATCAACTATTGAGCATTTTCGTACATAAACAATTAGAACATTTTGACAGTCATTTAGTGATGAGTGCTGAGTGATGAGTGCTGAGTGAGGGAGTAAGGGAGTGACGGAGTGAGGGAGCGAGGGATGGGTAATGGGTAGTCATTAATTATTCTCCTCTGCTTCTCTGCTTGCCTAGCTTCTAGTCCCTAACTCAATGAAATTTACCTCATTAAAGCAAGAAACGCTATAATTTTAATTCAAATATAGGACTAGTATTTGATTATTGAAAAAAATCAGTACCAGTCAAGAAACTTCTTATCTATTGCCTATTGCCTATTGCCTATTGCCTACCTACGTAAATTATTTCAGTAATCAAATCAGATTCCTATATTGGGAAATAAATATCATGACAATCAATTTACCTCTGAAATTGTCACACTTACCCAATAGTCTACCCTTAGATGGTGCTGTTCGCATTGAGTTAGTAGAAGGAGTGCCAATATTTCGTGCATCCAGTTTAGTCCAAGGGCGAATTGAAGCTTTATTAATTAAACAAAAAGAATCATCTCTAACTTTTGCAGAAGAAACCGAATTAGACGGATATGAAGAATTAGATGATTATCTAAGTTTGGTGAATCGGATTATTAGAAACACAGCATTAATTCAAAACGAAAGCTAATTTTAGGAAATTAGAGATTTGTCTGCGAATCGTTATATTAGTGAAGCTATTCAAAATCAAGTCAGACAAAGAGCCAAGTCTGTGTGTGAATATTGTCATGCGTCAGAGCAATGGCAGTATATCACATTCACTGTAGATCATGTGATTCCTATTTCAAAAGGTGGGGCTAACTCAATTGATAATTTGGCTTTGGCTTGTTTTCATTGCAATCGCCAAAAATCTGATAAAGTTAAAGTGTTTGATGAACAGTCCTCATCGGAAGTACTTTTATTTCATCCTCGCACTGACAGTTGGCAAGAACATTTTATTTGGTCAAAAGATACACTTTCTATTATTGGCTTAACACCAATAGGACGCGCGACAGTAACAGCATTGGAATTTAATCGAGTGAGAATCATTAATATTCGCGCTGCTGATAGAGAAATTAGACGGCATCCTCCACCTGATGACCCAATTCAAAGTTGGAGATTTATAAATTGGCTCTTTTTAGGTTTCAGTTGATCAGCACCTACATACTAGTAATATTTTTGATCAGTAGTTAGCATCCTGTTATCGGCAACCATTAAATTTCGACTAGATTTTTCCCCAGAAATAACCGTCTCATTGGCTAAAGCGCAATGACCAATGACTATTGACTATTGACTATTGACCAATGACTATTGACTAATGACCAATGACCAATGACCACCATATGTTAATTTGATGAGATTTATGGGAAGTATGGAAACTGTCGATTATCTAAAGTGTGTATCATTTACATGATAAAAACGAAATCAGCATCTACGAATTGTAATATTTTTCCGAAAAATAAAAATTTCAAATGAAAGGATGATTACACTCATGGCAAGTAATGCTAGAGTTTCAGGAACTTCGTCGGCACTTTTCATCGAGTATCCATGCTGAAGAAACTACAAAAAAAGCAAATTTCTCTCATCGCTGGTGCGGCACTGTTTGCCTTTTCAGCTGGGGCGATGGTGTCAGCACCTATAGTTGGTAAATCCTTGGGGCAATGGCTGAATTTTGCTAAAGGGCAGCCAGAACAGTTATCACAGTCAACGAAAGTAAAATCGGCTGTGTTCTCACTGATATCAAAATCTCCAGCAGAACGTGCGGCACAATTAGAACAACTCGCACAAAATTCTCGTTCACCAGAAAGAGAACAAGCCCGTTATCTGTTGGCGAGTGATTATATTGAGACTAAGCAGGGGCAGAAAGCGTTGCAATTGCTCACAGGATTGGAGAAAGATTATCCTGTGATTGCTCCCTACATTTTGCTGAAACAAGCTCAAGCACAGGATCTTGTGGGTGAAGATGGTAAAGCTTCTGATTTGAGACAAAAGGTATTAAAACAGTATCCCCAAGAAGCTGCTGCTGTCAAAGCAATTTATCTGATTGCTCAACCTAAATTACAGGATAGCGCGATCGCTAAATTTCCCTCTCATCCCCTCACTTGGGAAATCATCAACAAGCGCTTGCAAGAAAATCCTAATCAGCCACAGTTGCAGTTAGTCTTGGCGAAATATGCCTATAGTCAACCAGGTATCGGTATAGTGGGCGTGTTGGATAAGTTAGTACAACAGCCTACCCTCAAACCACAAGATTGGGAAACCATCGGGACGGCTTACTGGGAGAACAATCAATTTCTCAAGGCTGCTAACGCTTATGCCAAAGCTCCGAAAACAGCCCGTAATCTCTACCGCACAGCACGAGGATTGCAGGTAGGCGGAAAGGATCGAGAAAAAGCGATCGCCACTTATAATCAACTAATACAGCAGTTTCCTGATGCTCGTGAAACCGGAACTGCTTGGTTACGTTTGGCAGAGATGGCAAAAACTGGTAAAGATGCTCTACCTTATCTCAACCAAGTCATTGCTAAATTTCCAGAACAAGCGAGTACAGCACTAGTCAAAAAAGCGCAAATTTACCAAGCGCTTAATGATCAAACATCAGCACAACAGACTTGGCAGGAACTAATTACTAAATATGCTAAGTCGGATGAATCTGCCGAATATCGCTGGAAAATCGCCCAGGAAAAAGCCAAGGCTGGAGATTACACCGCCGCTTGGAAATGGGGACAACCAATTGTCACCAATAACCCTAATAGTATTTTGGCTCCGAGAGCTGGCTTTTGGTTGGGTAAATGGGCAACGGCTGTCGGTAAACAACAGGAAGCTAAAACTGCTTATGAGTACGTGATTAGCCAGTTTCCTCAATCTTACTATGCTTGGCGATCAGCGAATATATTAGGGTTAAATGTCGGCGATTTTAATAACGTCCGCCAACTCAACCCAGAAGTAGTTCCCCTCCAACGTCCTCTACCACCTGCTGGTTCAGCTACCTTCCAAGAATTGTATCTCCTGGGGCAAGATAGGGATGCTTGGTTGCAATGGGAAACAGAATATCAAACTAAACCACAGCCCACCGTTGCAGAACAATTTACTGAAGGTTTAATGCGCCTAGCGCGGGGAGAAAATCTCTCTGGGATTGATATCATTTCCAAATTAGAAGATAGGGAAACACCTGAAGAACAAGCCCAGTATCAAGCCTTGAGTCAACAGATTATCTACTGGCAAGCCCGTTATCCCTTTCCTTACCTGAAAGAGATTGAAAAATGGTCAACTGAACGGCAACTTAATCCGTTGTTAGTCACGGCTTTGATGCGTCAAGAATCGAGGTTTGAAGCCAAAATCAAATCGGTGGTGGGTGCGACTGGTTTAATGCAAGTCATGCCAGATACAGCTAAATGGATTGCTTCTAAAATTCCTTTAGATATCAAAACGATCAATCTGGAAAATCCCAACGACAATATCATGCTGGGGACATGGTATTTGGATCATACCCATGAGCAATATGGTAACAATTCCTTGTTGGCGATCGCTAGTTACAATGCTGGCCCCGGTAATGTCTCTAAATGGTTGCAAACCATCTCGAAGGAAGATCCAGATGAGTTTGTCGAAGCCATCCCCTTTGATGAAACTAGAAATTATGTGCGTCAAGTGTTTGGTAATTATTGGAATTACTTGCGGCTATATAATCCTGAAATCTCTCAAACAGTAGCTAAATATTCAGCCCAACATCCCAAACTGCCAGGGGAGGGGGAATAGGGGATAGGGGTGGATGAAACTATAATCTCTGGGAGTATCCTGTTTTGGCAAATCATCCTTAGACTAGAAATCACAAGTCAGGTACAGAATTCATGCTGAATTCTGACTCCTGACTCCTGAATTCTATTCAGATAAATATTGTTGTATTTGTTGGGCTTCTTTTTGTTTACCCTGTTGTTGATAAAGTTGGATAGCCTTTTGCCAGTCAGCTTTAGCTTTTTCTAGATTATTGACTTGGCGATAGCATAAACCACGAGAATGGTAAGCTTCGGCAATATTGGGGTGTTTTGTTAATACTTGATTAAAGTCTTTAATCGCATCAAAATAACGCTTTACTTGGTAGTAAGTAATGCCACGTTGATAGTAAGCTTGAGTATAAACAGGATGACAACTAATAGCACGATGTAATAGGGTAATGGCTGTAGTGAAATCTTTTTCTTTTACACGTTGTAGTGCTTTATCATATAATTCTTTTGCCCCAATTTGTGGGTTAAAAATGTATTTTTCAGCAGTGGCTTTAGCTTGCTGTTCGATATCTGTTTGAGGATTTTTGAATACAGGATGATGACGGAGGCGATCGCAACACACCTGCAACCACTCCCGCCAGTGACTACGCCACAAGCGTATTGTTCCATCTACTCCACCACCTACACCGACAACAAACTGACCATTTGGACTAAAAGCTACTGCTCTAATACTAAATTGATCCGCTTGAATAGGTTGAATAATTGGATTTCCTTCTAAATCCCACAAGCGTATTGTTCCATCCATTCCACCACTCACAATCATTTGTCCATCAGATCTAAATGCAACTGATGTAACATCAGACTCATGTGCTATAAAAAGCCGAATAATACAGTTATTTTGTACATCCCATAAACCTATATTTCTCCTACGTTCACCACTCACAATCATTTGTCCATCGGGACTAAAAGCAACTGAATTAATTTCCCCTTGATGTTCTTCAGGAAGTTGACAAATATGATTTCCTTCAGAGTCCCATAAATTTAATACTGTATACCAACCACCACTAATAATTTTCTTTCCATCAGGACTAAAAGCCACTGAATTAATTGCTCCTTGATGTTTTTCAGGAAGTTGACAAATATGATTTCCTTCAAAATCCCATAAGTGTATAATTCCGTCTACACCTGCACTAATAATTTTTCCATCAGGGCTAAAACTCACTGAACTAGCACTATTTTCATGTTTAGGAGTATCTTCTAGAACAGATGATTTAGTAATCTCATCTCCCTGCAAATTCCATAACCGGATTTTTCCATCCCAACCCCAACCGCCACTAACTATTCTTTGACCATCAGCACTAAAAGCAACTGATTCAACTCCTGTTTCATGTCCTACAAAAGGTTTAGTAATTTGCTCTCCTTGTAAGTTCCATAAAATCAGGGTTTTGTCTGCACTTCCACTAACAATCTGCTGACCATCAGAGTTAAAAGCGACTGACGTAACTAAATTTTTGTGTCCACGAAAAGGTCGGTTAATAGCATTCCCTTGTAAATCCCAAAAATATAATGTCCCGTGTACATCTTGGCTTACAAGTAGTTTAGCGTCAGGACTAAAGGCTACTGAAGTAACCCAATTGTTATGTCCTCGCAGAGGTTGATTGATCAAATTTCCCTTCAAATCCCATAAACAGATTGTTTTATCCCGACTTCCACTAGCAATTATTTGACTATCAGGACTAAAGATAACTGACTCAACACTTTCTTGATGTCCACGAAAAGGTTGACCTATACTGTTACCTTGTAAATCCCATAAATGTAGTGTTCCATCCCAACTACCAGTAACAATCAGCTGACCATCAGGACTAAAAGCTAATGAACCAATACTTCCACCATCTTGCTGAAAGATTTTGCTGTCTGATTTATCTTGTAAATTCCATAAACATAATGTTCCATCCAAATTGCCAGTAACAATCATCTGACTATCAGGACTAATGCTAAAAGACATAATTTGTCTTTCAGCATCATAGAAAAACTCATCTATTAAATTTCCTTGTAAATCCCATAAACATAGTTTTCTGCTTTTGTTTTCACTAATTGAACCAATAATTATCTGACCATCAGGACTAAATATTACTAACTCAGCCCAATTTTCATTAGTTTCATCAAGAAGATTACAGATAAGATTACCTTGTAAATCCCACAAGTACAGAGAGCGATCGCTATCTACACTAATAATACCTGAGCTAACAATCCTATCATGATCGGGATTAAAAGCAATTACTCTAATCCCTTCTGGGTGTACACGAAATGGTTTACCAATTAACGAGCCTTGTAAATTACATAAGCCTAGCGTTCCATCTCCATATACACTGATAATTTTCTGCCCATCTGAACTAAAAAGCACTTTAGCAATCCAGCTATCATGACTTTTATCAAATTGGCTGATTAAATTGCCTTGTAAATCCCATAAACTTATTATTCCGCTATTACTACCACCAACAATTCTCTGACTTTGAAAGCTAAAATCAACAGCATTAACATCGTGTTGATATCCTTCAAAACAAAGTGGAACTCTTGCTCGTTCCATGACAATATTTAAACTACTTTGAACGGGAGTAAGAATTTTCTGAGGTAACTTATCTAAATTTTCACCCATTGCTTGAATCGCTAATATTAATGCGTCTAAAGGTTGAGTAGGTAATAAATTTAAAATTCGTGCTGATTTCTCTCGCAGAGATGTTTCTGTTAAAGCTTGATTGAGTTTGGCAATTTGCTCATCTTTTTCCCGCTTTTCTCTATCCCGCAATTCAATACTTGCCTTAACAAAATCTTCAACCGTTTTCTTAAAATCGCTGGCTGCTAAATCACTATTAAAATTAGTTTGAGTGAATCCAAAAATTCTCAACTCAAAAACTCGCTCTAATTTTGACCCTCGCCACAATTCACTGCTTGCTTTATCTGGATTATTTGTGGCTTTCTCCCAACTTTGTGCAGACTCTTTTAACTGTCTTTCTAAAACGATCGCTTCTTCATGGGTATCAATCCACCCTTGCAACCTTGACCAAGAATTAATCAATGCTTCATGAG
Coding sequences within it:
- a CDS encoding SPFH domain-containing protein; this translates as MKSFSASLGKSQKNKLARFATTLIATLALTSGIQAANATNVKTSIPQENTSASVQLKQTKPDIAQVQITRTQYQAAAVDPFVLIPVVLVGGLVIFVPLFFGGLVVIGEREVGIVVKKFAVSGKGLPAGQLIALNNEAGLQADTLAPGWHWGYWPWQYSVRKESVIVVPQSEIALIVAADGASIPPERILGKILDCDNFQDARKFLTQSGEKGRQMGFLTAGTYRINTALFKVITTANANAHGMSPEQLRVYTVASDKVGVVTTLDGMPITVGEIAGPVITGHDNFQNSQKFLDGGGRRGLQEQILLSGSWNLNPWFVNVEQVPMTEIPIGYVGVVISFVGKAQEDVSGAAFTHGNLVNPGHKGVWVEALYPGKHPLNTRIMKVELVPTTNIVLNWSGRTERHKYDANLEALTVRSTDGFAFDLEVSQIIHVGALDAPKVISRVGSMQNLVDNVLEPSIGNYFRNSAQDYTVLDFLNARSERQVEASEYIKAALRAYDVQAIDTLIGDIQPPASLMQTQTDRKIAEEQRKTYEVQQMAQTQRQQLVRETALADIQQEMVKSEQSVQIAELKAQAQIKHANGEAESTKLRSIAEAEGIRATGNAKAETYRTGVEALGTQGYTAMQLMQIIGDRHVRLIPDVLVGGSNGSTNGLVDGLLSMILWNQTNKPGETTESAEKNGNPPLVLELPKDKQ
- the cobM gene encoding precorrin-4 C(11)-methyltransferase, with the protein product MKNSLNSLEAAVYIVGAGPGDPDLLTVKAQKLLEVADVILFADSLIPEQLLQFCREDAEIIRTADKTLEEILPLMIDRVRSQKKSLVRLQSGDPCLYSAIHEQMHLLADANIPFEVIPGISAFQAAAAKLKVELTVPGLVQTIILTRISGRTQVPAREELATLAAHQASLCLYLSARHIENAQAKLLEQYPADTPVAICFRIGWPDEKIRVVPLNQMADCTQEENLMRTTLYVISPALSEIRGRSRLYHPEHDHLFRSAKN
- the lgt gene encoding prolipoprotein diacylglyceryl transferase, whose translation is MALESFNLPLAFLFTSPGPILVKIGPITIRWYGLLIASAVLIGVSLSQYLAKRRQVNPDLLSDLSIWLVIGAIPAARLYYVLFQWAEYAENPERIIAIWQGGIAIHGAIIGGTLAALIFAKLKRVSFWQLADLVAPSLILGQAIGRWGNFFNSEAFGAPTNLPWKLYIPLERRPPDLANFEYFHPTFLYESVWDLMVFALLLTLFFRGLSGRPRLRLGTLFMVYLVTYSFGRLWIEGLRTDSLMLGPLRIAQIVSLSGIVIGLAGLAWLYINKRFLPDVVSPLKENGE
- a CDS encoding HNH endonuclease, whose translation is MSANRYISEAIQNQVRQRAKSVCEYCHASEQWQYITFTVDHVIPISKGGANSIDNLALACFHCNRQKSDKVKVFDEQSSSEVLLFHPRTDSWQEHFIWSKDTLSIIGLTPIGRATVTALEFNRVRIINIRAADREIRRHPPPDDPIQSWRFINWLFLGFS
- a CDS encoding transglycosylase SLT domain-containing protein, which codes for MLKKLQKKQISLIAGAALFAFSAGAMVSAPIVGKSLGQWLNFAKGQPEQLSQSTKVKSAVFSLISKSPAERAAQLEQLAQNSRSPEREQARYLLASDYIETKQGQKALQLLTGLEKDYPVIAPYILLKQAQAQDLVGEDGKASDLRQKVLKQYPQEAAAVKAIYLIAQPKLQDSAIAKFPSHPLTWEIINKRLQENPNQPQLQLVLAKYAYSQPGIGIVGVLDKLVQQPTLKPQDWETIGTAYWENNQFLKAANAYAKAPKTARNLYRTARGLQVGGKDREKAIATYNQLIQQFPDARETGTAWLRLAEMAKTGKDALPYLNQVIAKFPEQASTALVKKAQIYQALNDQTSAQQTWQELITKYAKSDESAEYRWKIAQEKAKAGDYTAAWKWGQPIVTNNPNSILAPRAGFWLGKWATAVGKQQEAKTAYEYVISQFPQSYYAWRSANILGLNVGDFNNVRQLNPEVVPLQRPLPPAGSATFQELYLLGQDRDAWLQWETEYQTKPQPTVAEQFTEGLMRLARGENLSGIDIISKLEDRETPEEQAQYQALSQQIIYWQARYPFPYLKEIEKWSTERQLNPLLVTALMRQESRFEAKIKSVVGATGLMQVMPDTAKWIASKIPLDIKTINLENPNDNIMLGTWYLDHTHEQYGNNSLLAIASYNAGPGNVSKWLQTISKEDPDEFVEAIPFDETRNYVRQVFGNYWNYLRLYNPEISQTVAKYSAQHPKLPGEGE
- a CDS encoding tetratricopeptide repeat protein — its product is MSDASPINHFQAEKQVIQQGDNNTQIVNFKTEIRYGDDSEEESYKNFNFKASSPYQGLAQFTATDSSRFYGRNKLIEDLYNNSKENNLLILLGASGSGKSSLVQAGLIPKFSNENKKDFVYFYLVPNQSPFYSFYGQIIAFVSTNTNYYKQSDAQIALPPSKIDTDEDLQNALNLLVKVVTTLKKNPDSVWLIFIDQFEEIFTRTSEFERGLFIQSLSNLINHLKNSNDKSVKVVLAMRTDFLDRLMNEFPDFVAAIQNEGKEPFSYITPMTDRELKLVIKNPAASHGVNVDKDLIEEIINDFRGESRSLPLLQYTLDLLWKNDDLSDRLLNQKTYEDLGRVGGALQQQAEKIYQHFDNQGQSQAIAYIFIKLVTITGDSKRVSKRENKSRFIGEVLETIVDELIKEHRLLISGRQPDTIEIAHEALINSWSRLQGWIDTHEEAIVLERQLKESAQSWEKATNNPDKASSELWRGSKLERVFELRIFGFTQTNFNSDLAASDFKKTVEDFVKASIELRDREKREKDEQIAKLNQALTETSLREKSARILNLLPTQPLDALILAIQAMGENLDKLPQKILTPVQSSLNIVMERARVPLCFEGYQHDVNAVDFSFQSQRIVGGSNSGIISLWDLQGNLISQFDKSHDSWIAKVLFSSDGQKIISVYGDGTLGLCNLQGSLIGKPFRVHPEGIRVIAFNPDHDRIVSSGIISVDSDRSLYLWDLQGNLICNLLDETNENWAELVIFSPDGQIIIGSISENKSRKLCLWDLQGNLIDEFFYDAERQIMSFSISPDSQMIVTGNLDGTLCLWNLQDKSDSKIFQQDGGSIGSLAFSPDGQLIVTGSWDGTLHLWDLQGNSIGQPFRGHQESVESVIFSPDSQIIASGSRDKTICLWDLKGNLINQPLRGHNNWVTSVAFSPDAKLLVSQDVHGTLYFWDLQGNAINRPFRGHKNLVTSVAFNSDGQQIVSGSADKTLILWNLQGEQITKPFVGHETGVESVAFSADGQRIVSGGWGWDGKIRLWNLQGDEITKSSVLEDTPKHENSASSVSFSPDGKIISAGVDGIIHLWDFEGNHICQLPEKHQGAINSVAFSPDGKKIISGGWYTVLNLWDSEGNHICQLPEEHQGEINSVAFSPDGQMIVSGERRRNIGLWDVQNNCIIRLFIAHESDVTSVAFRSDGQMIVSGGMDGTIRLWDLEGNPIIQPIQADQFSIRAVAFSPNGQFVVGVGGGVDGTIRLWRSHWREWLQVCCDRLRHHPVFKNPQTDIEQQAKATAEKYIFNPQIGAKELYDKALQRVKEKDFTTAITLLHRAISCHPVYTQAYYQRGITYYQVKRYFDAIKDFNQVLTKHPNIAEAYHSRGLCYRQVNNLEKAKADWQKAIQLYQQQGKQKEAQQIQQYLSE